From the Primulina tabacum isolate GXHZ01 chromosome 3, ASM2559414v2, whole genome shotgun sequence genome, one window contains:
- the LOC142541126 gene encoding copper transporter 6-like, whose product MNDGDHMHGMAPPTSGGSSNDSMSTMNPSHMLMHMTFFWGKNAEILFDGWPGYDRLGMYILALVVVFLFALFVEWLSHCSILRETSGRSGAAVGLVQTAVHALRIGLAYLVMLAVMSFNAGVFLVAVAGHTLGFFLFGSTAFRKLPEDGEKTAGRPPIC is encoded by the coding sequence ATGAATGACGGTGACCATATGCACGGCATGGCTCCGCCGACCAGCGGCGGCTCTTCTAACGACAGCATGTCAACGATGAACCCCAGCCACATGTTGATGCACATGACCTTCTTCTGGGGAAAGAACGCTGAGATCCTATTCGACGGCTGGCCCGGCTACGATCGGCTTGGCATGTATATTCTCGCCCTGGTAGTTGTCTTTCTGTTCGCTCTTTTCGTGGAGTGGCTGTCTCATTGTAGCATCCTCCGAGAAACATCGGGCCGCAGTGGGGCTGCGGTGGGGTTGGTGCAGACTGCTGTGCACGCGTTGAGGATTGGCTTGGCTTATCTTGTCATGCTGGCCGTTATGTCTTTCAACGCCGGCGTTTTCCTGGTTGCTGTCGCCGGGCACACCTTGGGCTTTTTCTTGTTCGGGAGTACGGCTTTTAGGAAGCTGCCCGAGGATGGAGAAAAGACGGCGGGCCGTCCTCCCATTTGTTGA